GAAATTGAGAATTGAACGCCCTCCATCGCCGTGAAAACCTTGAAGACAGGCGCATCGTGCATCCTCCCCCCCCTTTTTAATGCTATGACCCGTTATTTCGCGTACTGATGCAGAGACTCATGAACGAAGAAGACGCCCTCAAAATTCTGGAAGAACATCGTCGCAGTATCGACAATATCGATGCCGCTCTGATTTACATGCTGGCTGAGCGTTTCAAGCAAACGCAGGAAGTTGGCCGTCTGAAAGCCAAGGCGGGGTTGGAGCCGGCGGACTCGGCGCGTGAAGCCCGACAGATCGCCCGATTGCGGGACCTGGCAGGCTCAGCCGCTCTTGACCCGGATTTTGCCGAAAAATTTTTGTCATTCATTATCCGTGAAGTGATCCAGCATCACGCGCATATCGCGCAGATCCATCAGGAAGAGACCTGAATTTTTCCAAAAATCCTAGCGCGAACGGCCAAGTATGCAGCGATACCTTATTTTGATTCGTCACGCCAAGGCTTCCCAGAATTTCGGCTGCCCCGATCCGGATCGTGCGCTCTCAATAAAGGGTGAGGCGCAGGCCCGATCCGTCGCGAAATGGGTCAGGCCATTTCTGGACGCGGATTGCTATCACCTTCAATTTATCGTCAGCCCGGCCCTGCGCACGAAGCAAACGGCACAGGCGCTTTTTCAACGCCTCGGATGCGGTGAAAATTGCATCTACGAGCCCGCTCTTTATCAGACGGATGAAGATGGAATCTGGCGTCTGATCAATGAAGTGGGGGACGCGCCCTCGCACCTGGTCTCATCGGGCATAACCCGGCCTTGGGCCGCTTCGTGCGCAGTGTCGCACGACATATAACTTTAAATGAGGGTGTGTTTGAGCTGGAGTTGTCAGCTTTTGCACCGTCATCATGTTGCGTCATGGTGACCCAAACTGACTGGTCCGCCCTGCGGCCCCAGGATCTGACGATCCGCGCTTTCCGTGATTCGGCTGCGGAGGAAGCAAGTTAAGGGTGATCGACAAAGCGTCTGAAATGCCTATCATGCTGTCATGAAGGGAGATTGCCGTGCCGAAGACAAATGATGATGACCGGGTTGTGACCCTCACCATGGGCCCCCAGGCATCCGAATTCCCCGTTATCTCGGGGACACTGGGCCCGGACGGTGTCGATTTTCGCAAATTGACGGCGGCGACCGGCGTCTTCAGTTTTGACCCTGGCTACGGGGAGACAGCCTCCTGCACCAGCGCCATCACCTTCATTGATGGGGACCAGGGCGTGCTCCTGCATCGGGGCTATCCGATCGAGCAGCTTGCTGAACACGCCTCCTACGTTGAGACGGCCTATCTCCTTTTATATGGGGAGCTTCCCAACAAGCAGCAGCTTTCCGACTTTGATGCGCATCTTGGCGAGCAGGCCCTCTTGCATGAGCAGATTCGTAATTTCTTCAACGGATTCAGGCGCGACACCCACCCGATGGCGATTCTTTGCGGGACGGTCGCGGCGCTTTCCGGGTTCTATGCGGATGGGATCGACATTTCCCATCCCACCTCGCGTGATCTTTCAGCCCGGCGGCTGATCGCCAAAATCCCGACAATTGCCGCCTGGGCCTATCGTTACACACAAGGTGAAACCTTTATTTACCCGAAGAGCAATTTCGGGTTCGCTGAAAATTTCCTCTCCATGATGTTCGCGCGCCCGGACCGGAAATATGTCGTCAAACCCGTGCTGGCCCGCGCGCTGGACCGGATCTTCATCCTCCATGCGGATCATGAGCAGAATGCCTCAACCTCCACCGTACGGCTGGTCGGCTCCACAGGCGCGAACCCGTTTGCGTGCATCGCCGCGGGTATCGCTGCCTTATGGGGGCCTGCACATGGCGGCGCGAATGAAGCCGTGCTGTCCATGCTGACCGCCATTGGCCAAAAGAAAAATATCCCTCAATTTATTGAGCAGGTGAAAAATAAAGATTCCGGCATTCGCCTGATGGGATTCGGCCATCGCGTCTATAAAAGTTTCGATCCACGCGCGCAGATTCTGGCACAGACCTATCGCGAGGTGATTGAGGAGTTGAATCTCGACCATGACCCGCTTTTCGACCTTGCGACGGAGCTGGAACGCATTGCGCGGAGTAACGATTATTTCGTCTCCCGCCAGCTTTACCCGAATGTCGATTTCTATTCCGGATTGATTCTCAAAGCCCTTGGCATACCTGTTTCAATGTTCACCGTCTTATTCGCGGTGGCGCGGACGTCAGGTTGGGTCAGCCAGTGGAAAGAGATGATTGAGGCCCCGGGCCAGCGTATCGGGCGGCCGCGTCAGATTTACACAGGGGCAAGAAAACGCGATTTGCAACCCTTATCTGACCGCCGATAGGGCGGCGGAGGCGGTCATCGGGCCTGCGCGGGTCACGGTTGGCCCGTGGAGACGCCCTATGGGCTCAGCATTCACAGCCGCGTGTCGCGCCGCGATCCTGCCGCACGATGTGATGATCAATCCATTCCGAGACAAGAAGCCGCGCTTCACTGATTGACGCCTCAGGGTGGTAGATCCGATAAAGGGTCGTGCAGGCATCGAAGGCCTGCCGATCGGCCTGACCGTGTTCGGTAAGCTCGGCATAAGCAGTAATGACAGCGCGCTCACAATTGCGCGTGATATGATCTATATTGACGTTCACGGAGCGGTGTCCTTATGCGCGGCGAATTCGACAAGGTTGCAGATTAAAACTCTTTTGAGATCGCTGGCAAGTGTTGCGCGGGGGTTTTACCGCCCTCTTTGCGAGAGATCCATGAATGCCGGCGATGATGCAACAGCTTAACACTTTGCGCGGCGACGAAAACCCGTTATTTTCGGGCAAATTTGATGGAGATTTTGTGATGGCCCTTACCGGCACACCTCAAGGACATATGACTGTCGGCGCGACGCAATGGGACCGCGACGCGGCCTTAACAGCTGCCAAAATTCTCCTTGAGATCAAAGCGATCAACTTCCGACCGAAGGATTCTTACACTTTGACGTCGGGCTGGAAGTCGCCTGTTTATATTGACTGCCGAAAAATTATCTTCTTCCCCCGCGCCCGCGCCAAAATCATTGAGCTCGCGGTTGAGAAAATCGGTCGGCATATTGGTTATGAAAGTCTCGATTGCGTTGTCGGCGGTGAAACAGCCGGCATTCCCTTTGCGGCCTGGATCGCGGACCGTCTGATGACACCCATGGCTTATGTGCGCAAAAAGCCCAAGGGTTTTGGCCGAAATGCACAGATTGAGGGCGACGTGCTCGAGAATATGCGCACCCTACTTGTTGAGGATCTGACGACAGACGGGGCCTCCAAAGTGCGTTTTGCCGAGGCGCTGCGCAAGGCAGGCACGGTCGTTGATCACACTTTCGTAGTGTTTTTCTACGGTGTTTTCCCCGGTGCTCAAAAAACCCTGAATGAGCTCGGCATTAACCTCCACGCGCTTTGCACCTGGTGGGACGTAATTGAAGCCTGCGCCAGCAAGAACTATTTTTCGGAGTGCGATATTTCCGAGGTCCGGCGTTTTCTTGAAGACCCTTGCAAATGGTCCGGCAGCCATGACGGGGTCAGCAGCGTTGAGGAAGCACTTGCCTTCAAGAGCCGTTCCGAAAGCTGAAGATGAAGCCATCCCCCCGACATGTCCTGGTTTTCGATTCCGGTATCGGGGGTTTAGGTGTCGTAAATGCGCTGCACCAGATGGGGGACAGCGCACTCCGCATTGATTATCTGGCGGATAATGCCGTGTTTCCCTATGGTGAGCAACCCGACGAGATTTTATCAGCGCGCATCATCTCCCTCATCCGGGCGGCTATCGATGCGCACCAGCCAGACGCCGTCATCATCGCCTGCAACACCGCCAGCACCCTCGCTTTGGGCGCGCTGCGCAACACGTTGACCGTGCCTTTTATCGGCTGTGTGCCGCCAGTGCGTTGGACTGCGCGTGAGACTAAAACCGGTATATTCGCCATACTTGCGACGGCAGCGACGGCACGCCGCCCTTATCTCGCCGCCCTCAAAGCACATTTCGCCCCGAAAGACATCATGATCATCCATGGCGGGCGCCAGCTGGCCGATCTGGCGGAGCGCGCTTTTGTGGGAGAGGCCATATCGCAGGATGCGGTGCGGGCGGAGCTTGACGCCGTCTTTACCCAGCCACGTGGGGATCAAGTTGATGTGATCGGCCTTGGATGCACACATTACACATTTCTGCGTGAGGCGTTGCAAAATGCGAGTCCCCCTCATGTCACCCTTCTGGACCCCGCAGAGGCTGTTGCCCGCCAGGCCCTTAAAATCCTCGCTGAGCAGCCCGCGCGTGGCAAAGACGACGCGTCGGTAACCGAGATGGCGCGCAAAGGACGTTTTATGATGACCGCACCACCTTGTGACCCTGCCGCTCTGCGCAGGGCCATCAAGCGTTTCGGCTATGAGGATTTCAGTATCTGGGACAGCGGAGAAGTGTCATTACCCGATTAATGCGCCCTCTTGGCCGTATATAAGGCGGTGTCGGAAAGCAGGGTTTTGATGTCACTCTCGGGGAACACATCAAGTGCCGCGACGGCTTTCTCCGCAAAA
This DNA window, taken from Acetobacteraceae bacterium, encodes the following:
- a CDS encoding chorismate mutase: MNEEDALKILEEHRRSIDNIDAALIYMLAERFKQTQEVGRLKAKAGLEPADSAREARQIARLRDLAGSAALDPDFAEKFLSFIIREVIQHHAHIAQIHQEET
- a CDS encoding histidine phosphatase family protein codes for the protein MQRYLILIRHAKASQNFGCPDPDRALSIKGEAQARSVAKWVRPFLDADCYHLQFIVSPALRTKQTAQALFQRLGCGENCIYEPALYQTDEDGIWRLINEVGDAPSHLVSSGITRPWAASCAVSHDI
- a CDS encoding citrate synthase: MPKTNDDDRVVTLTMGPQASEFPVISGTLGPDGVDFRKLTAATGVFSFDPGYGETASCTSAITFIDGDQGVLLHRGYPIEQLAEHASYVETAYLLLYGELPNKQQLSDFDAHLGEQALLHEQIRNFFNGFRRDTHPMAILCGTVAALSGFYADGIDISHPTSRDLSARRLIAKIPTIAAWAYRYTQGETFIYPKSNFGFAENFLSMMFARPDRKYVVKPVLARALDRIFILHADHEQNASTSTVRLVGSTGANPFACIAAGIAALWGPAHGGANEAVLSMLTAIGQKKNIPQFIEQVKNKDSGIRLMGFGHRVYKSFDPRAQILAQTYREVIEELNLDHDPLFDLATELERIARSNDYFVSRQLYPNVDFYSGLILKALGIPVSMFTVLFAVARTSGWVSQWKEMIEAPGQRIGRPRQIYTGARKRDLQPLSDRR
- a CDS encoding orotate phosphoribosyltransferase, coding for MALTGTPQGHMTVGATQWDRDAALTAAKILLEIKAINFRPKDSYTLTSGWKSPVYIDCRKIIFFPRARAKIIELAVEKIGRHIGYESLDCVVGGETAGIPFAAWIADRLMTPMAYVRKKPKGFGRNAQIEGDVLENMRTLLVEDLTTDGASKVRFAEALRKAGTVVDHTFVVFFYGVFPGAQKTLNELGINLHALCTWWDVIEACASKNYFSECDISEVRRFLEDPCKWSGSHDGVSSVEEALAFKSRSES
- a CDS encoding aspartate/glutamate racemase family protein, whose amino-acid sequence is MKPSPRHVLVFDSGIGGLGVVNALHQMGDSALRIDYLADNAVFPYGEQPDEILSARIISLIRAAIDAHQPDAVIIACNTASTLALGALRNTLTVPFIGCVPPVRWTARETKTGIFAILATAATARRPYLAALKAHFAPKDIMIIHGGRQLADLAERAFVGEAISQDAVRAELDAVFTQPRGDQVDVIGLGCTHYTFLREALQNASPPHVTLLDPAEAVARQALKILAEQPARGKDDASVTEMARKGRFMMTAPPCDPAALRRAIKRFGYEDFSIWDSGEVSLPD